A part of Astatotilapia calliptera chromosome 15, fAstCal1.2, whole genome shotgun sequence genomic DNA contains:
- the il17a/f3 gene encoding interleukin 17a/f3, with amino-acid sequence MLLVLRALLVLSLAPLLHGAKKSQSVSAKLGPRAGLKGNSVRLVIDPSVLPHFTAKSPSSIANMSLSPWTYIDSSVDSRLPKHISNAQCLTTGCLSPQGGGEDRGLEAKPIKYEVLVLHRVLKPSKKKGRKARKQYIFTLGTEVITAGCTCVRPTVIPQG; translated from the exons ATGCTGCTG GTGTTGAGAGCTTTGCTGGTCCTGAGTTTGGCTCCCCTGCTGCACGGCGCCAAGAAAAGCCAGTCGGTCTCAGCAAAGCTGGGGCCCAGAGCTGGACTGAAGGGCAACAGTGTGAGGTTGGTTATAGATCCTTCAGTGCTGCCGCACTTCACCGCAAAATCTCCCTCAAGCATCGCCAACATGTCTCTGTCACCGTGGACGTACAT TGACTCGTCCGTGGACTCTCGTTTGCCCAAGCATATCTCAAACGCCCAGTGCCTCACCACTGGCTGTCTGAGTCCACAGGGGGGAGGGGAGGATAGAGGCCTGGAGGCTAAACCCATCAAGTACGAAGTTCTGGTCCTCCACAG GGTCCTCAAACCGTCTAAGAAAAAAGGGAGGAAGGCGAGGAAGCAGTACATCTTCACACTGGGGACAGAGGTGATCACAGCTGGCTGTACCTGTGTGAGGCCCACTGTCATACCTCAGGGGTAG
- the mcm3 gene encoding DNA replication licensing factor MCM3, translated as MATDVGDDREMREAQRDYLDFLDDDQDQGIYQSKVRDMISENKARLIVNINDLRRRNEARAAKLMNNAFEELLAFQRALKDLVASVDGTYAKQYEEFFIGLEGSFGSKHVSPRTLTSRLLGSMVCVEGIITKCSLVRPKVVRSVHYCPATKKTMERKYTDLTSLDAFPSSAIYPTKDEENNPLETEFGLSIYKDHQTITVQEMPEKAPAGQLPRSVDIILDNDLVDAVKPGDRVQVVGTYRCLPGKKGGFTSGTFRTIMIACHIKQMTKEVSPCFTADDVAKIRNFSQTRSKDVFDQLARSLAPSIHGHEYIKKAILCMLLGGVEKVLENGSRIRGDINILLIGDPSVAKSQLLRYVLHTAPRAIPTTGRGSSGVGLTAAVTTDQETGERRLEAGAMVLADRGVVCIDEFDKMSDMDRTAIHEVMEQGRVTIAKAGIHARLNARCSVLAAANPVYGRYDQYKTPMDNIGLQDSLLSRFDLLFIMLDQMDPEQDREISDHVLRMHRYRDPREQEGAAMALGGTVDVLATDDPDAAVEEHEELQIYEKHNNLLHGSKRKRDKIVSKEFMRKYIHIAKAVTPVLTEEAANHIAEEYSRLRSQEQLGADLARTSPVTARTLETLIRLSTAHAKARMSKAVELQDSEVAVELVQFAYFKKVLEKEKKRSRQEHDSDSEEEEEMPTQRSQRAVRKRGRRGSQGSEPYSPYDFSEDQEVPEIQAGTPKPAKPREDEPMDASLQAGDAELSAERLKEFKSSLFAVFQSAHAQSVKMSALMDDINKERQNTFAEAEVRGALARMQDDNQVMVADDIIFLI; from the exons ATGGCAACCGACGTGGGAGATGACCGGGAGATGAGGGAGGCTCAGAGGGACTACCTGGACTTTCTGGACGACGAC CAAGACCAGGGCATCTATCAGAGCAAAGTCCGGGACATGATCAGCGAGAATAAGGCTCGGCTCATCGTCAACATCAACGACCTGAGGAGACGCAACGAGGCCCGAGCTGCAAA ACTGATGAACAATGCCTTTGAAGAGCTGCTGGCCTTCCAGCGGGCCCTGAAGGACCTGGTGGCCTCTGTTGACGGCACCTACGCTAAGCAGTACGAGGAGTTCTTCATCGGCCTGGAGGGGAGCTTTGGATCCAAGCATGTCTCCCCCCGAACGCTCACCTCCCGACTGCTGGGCAGCATGGTTTGTGTGGAGGGCATCATTACAAAGT GTTCCCTCGTCCGTCCCAAAGTAGTGCGCAGCGTTCACTACTGTCCAGCCACTAAGAAGACGATGGAGAGGAAGTACACGGACCTGACCTCCCTGGATGCCTTCCCCTCCAGTGCCATTTACCCCACCAAG GACGAAGAGAACAATCCTCTGGAGACGGAGTTTGGGCTGTCCATCTACAAGGACCACCAAACCATCACAGTGCAGGAGATGCCTGAGAAAGCTCCTGCTGGCCAACTTCCGCGCTCTGTGGACATCATTTTGGACAACGACCTGGTGGATGCAGTCAAACCAGGAGACCGGGTGCAGGTGGTTGGGACGTACCGCTGTCTGCCTGGCAAGAAGGGAGGATTCACCTCTGGCACGTTCAG GACCATCATGATCGCCTGCCacatcaaacaaatgaccaaggAGGTGTCGCCGTGCTTTACTGCTGACGACGTGGCCAAAATCAGGAACTTCAGTCAGACTCGTTCCAAA GATGTGTTCGATCAGCTCGCTCGTTCCTTGGCTCCCAGTATCCACGGCCACGAGTACATCAAGAAGGCCATCCTCTGCATGTTGCTGGGAGGCGTGGAGAAGGTCCTCGAGAACGGCTCGCGAATCAGAGGAGACATCAACATCCTGCTCATCG GCGACCCATCGGTGGCCAAATCCCAGCTCCTGCGTTACGTTCTCCACACAGCACCCCGAGCTATACCCACGACTGGACGAGGTTCATCTGGTGTGGGTCTGACCGCCGCCGTCACCACGGACCAGGAGACGG GCGAGCGTCGTCTAGAGGCTGGGGCCATGGTGCTGGCTGACCGCGGCGTGGTGTGCATCGACGAGTTCGACAAGATGTCCGACATGGACCGCACAGCCATCCACGAGGTGATGGAGCAGGGCCGCGTCACAATCGCCAAGGCCGGTATCCACGCCCGTCTCAATGCCCGCTGCTCCGTACTGGCTGCTGCCAACCCCGTCTACGGCCGA TACGATCAGTATAAAACCCCCATGGACAACATCGGCCTCCAGGATTCGCTGCTGTCGCGTTTtgacctcctcttcatcatgctGGATCAGATGGACCCCGAGCAGGATCGCGAGATCTCGGACCACGTGCTCAGGATGCACCGCTACCGTGACCCCCGCGAACAGGAGGGAGCCG CCATGGCTTTGGGCGGGACCGTAGACGTCCTGGCGACAGACGATCCAGACGCTGCGGTCGAGGAGCACGAGGAGCTGCAGATCTACGAGAAGCACAACAACCTGCTGCACGGAAGCAAGAGGAAGAG GGATAAAATTGTGAGTAAGGAGTTCATGAGGAAGTACATCCACATCGCCAAGGCCGTGACTCCTGTGCTCACAGAGGAGGCGGCCAATCACATCGCAGAGGAGTACTCGAGGCTGAGGAGTCAGGAACAGCTGGGCGCCGATCTGGCCAGG ACCTCTCCGGTGACGGCCCGGACTCTGGAGACTCTGATCCGTCTGTCCACGGCACACGCCAAGGCCCGCATGAGCAAAGCCGTGGAGCTGCAGGACTCGGAGGTCGCAGTGGAGCTCGTCCAGTTTGCCTACTTTAAAAAG GTTttggagaaggagaagaaacgTTCACGACAGGAGCACGACTCTGAttcggaggaggaggaggagatgcccACGCAGCGTTCACAGCGAGCTGTGAGGAAGAG GGGGCGACGTGGCTCTCAGGGCAGTGAGCCCTACAGTCCGTACGACTTCAGTGAAGACCAGGAAGTCCCTGAGA TTCAGGCCGGCACCCCGAAACCAGCCAAGCCCAGAGAGGACGAGCCCATGGATGCCTCGCTGCAGGCTGGAGATGCTGAGCTGTCTGCAgagag GCTGAAGGAGTTCAAGTCGTCGCTGTTCGCCGTGTTCCAGTCTGCTCACGCTCAGTCGGTGAAGATGAGCGCGCTGATGGACGACATCAACAAGGAGCGTCAGAATACGTTTGCAGAGGCCGAGGTGCGTGGCGCTTTGGCCCGCATGCAGGATGACAACCAAGTCATGGTGGCTGATGACATCATCTTCCTCATTtga
- the paqr8 gene encoding LOW QUALITY PROTEIN: membrane progestin receptor beta (The sequence of the model RefSeq protein was modified relative to this genomic sequence to represent the inferred CDS: inserted 1 base in 1 codon): protein MSTEVLQRLSTIALSTKHPRRLPHLSDFLPFSLLPPSPTVTASQVPSLFREPYILSGYRPVQQDWRCYLLSLFRKHNESLNVWTHLLAGPVLLLRWWANVDTLGCTLDDVTSLPLLLFLVSSLTYLYLSVAAHLLQSHSERAHYFFFLDYVGVXLYQYGCSLGHYFYASEPAWRERIGVIFLPGAAFFGWLSCTGCCYAKFRYRWPYPPQRKVCQLIPTGLAYVLDISPVAHRLLTVSWSQEPSLPFHALQIACFLLSALFFSCSIPERFFPGNCDFAGQGHQIFHVLLSLCTLSQLEALFQDYARWRDTVVELFGERQLWWACVSFPVLFVCCILTALIAMRHMSKALQSKDE from the exons ATGTCGACTGAGGTTTTGCAGCGGCTCAGCACCATAGCACTGAGCACCAAGCACCCGCGTCGTCTCCCTCACCTCTCAGACTTCCTCCCTTTCTCTTTACTGCCGCCCAGCCCCACCGTCACTGCCTCCCAGGTACCCAGCCTGTTCCGGGAACCCTACATCCTGTCAGGATACCGTCCTGTCCAGCAAGACTGGCGCTGCTACCTCCTCAGCCTCTTCCGGAAACATAATGAGTCCCTGAACGTGTGGACCCACTTGCTGGCCGGTCCTGTCCTGCTGCTCCGCTGGTGGGCCAATGTAGACACCCTGGGGTGCACCTTGGATGACGTTACCTCGCTACCTCTGCTCCTGTTCTTGGTGTCATCTCTCACATATCTGTACCTCAGTGTGGCGGCTCATCTCCTGCAATCTCACTCCGAACGCGCgcactacttcttcttcttggacTATGTGGGTG GCCTGTATCAGTATGGGTGCTCGCTCGGCCACTATTTCTACGCGTCTGAGCCAGCGTGGCGAGAACGCATTGGGGTAATCTTTCTGCCTGGCGCCGCCTTCTTTGGGTGGCTCTCCTGCACCGGTTGCTGTTACGCCAAGTTCAGGTACAGGTGGCCATATCCACCTCAGCGTAAAGTGTGCCAGCTGATCCCCACCGGCCTAGCGTACGTGCTGGATATCAGCCCCGTAGCCCACCGCCTGCTCACTGTCTCCTGGTCACAGGAGCCCTCGCTACCCTTCCACGCTCTCCAGATTGCCTGTTTCCTCTTGTCTGCCCTCTTCTTCTCTTGCTCCATCCCTGAGCGCTTCTTTCCAGGCAACTGTGACTTTGCAGGCCAGGGTCATCAAATCTTCCACGTGCTTCTGTCCCTGTGCACCTTGTCCCAGCTGGAGGCTTTGTTCCAGGACTACGCCCGGTGGAGGGATACAGTGGTGGAGTTATTTGGGGAGCGGCAGTTGTGGTGGGCGTGCGTATCCTTCCCCGTCTTGTTCGTGTGCTGTATCCTGACGGCGCTGATCGCAATGAGGCACATGAGCAAGGCACTGCAGAGTAAAGACGAGTGA